The following proteins come from a genomic window of Vallitaleaceae bacterium 9-2:
- a CDS encoding cobalamin-dependent protein (Presence of a B(12) (cobalamin)-binding domain implies dependence on cobalamin itself, in one of its several forms, or in some unusual lineages, dependence on a cobalamin-like analog.): MDRLEIINSSLRQGNSGQTRKNVIQALDSGCDCRQIIESMLAVMEDVGQQFKNNELFVPEVLIIGRAFNVALDVMGPLLDAKQEYKGVVVIGTVQGDLHDIGKNLVKMLMVGTGAKVIDLGVDVKPEAFVEAIKAYQPDIVAMSALLTTTMIQIKQTIKAIEQAGLRDQVKIFVGGAPVTQHYAKNVGADYYALDAGSAAEIVRQVYRNKVVE, from the coding sequence ATGGACAGATTAGAAATAATAAATTCTTCACTGCGACAAGGCAATTCAGGGCAAACGCGTAAAAATGTCATTCAAGCCTTAGACAGTGGTTGTGATTGTCGCCAAATTATTGAAAGTATGTTAGCGGTCATGGAAGATGTGGGGCAGCAATTTAAAAATAATGAGCTGTTTGTACCGGAGGTGCTTATCATCGGAAGAGCCTTTAATGTTGCACTTGATGTCATGGGTCCCTTACTCGATGCCAAGCAGGAATATAAAGGAGTTGTTGTCATAGGAACGGTTCAAGGGGACCTACATGATATTGGCAAAAACCTTGTGAAGATGCTGATGGTTGGTACGGGAGCCAAAGTTATTGACCTGGGTGTTGATGTAAAACCGGAAGCGTTTGTGGAAGCAATCAAAGCATATCAACCGGATATTGTGGCCATGTCGGCATTATTAACAACAACGATGATTCAAATCAAACAGACGATTAAAGCGATTGAACAGGCCGGACTTAGAGATCAAGTTAAGATTTTTGTTGGGGGAGCACCGGTGACACAGCATTATGCGAAAAATGTAGGGGCGGATTATTATGCCCTTGATGCCGGGAGTGCGGCAGAAATTGTACGACAAGTGTATCGGAACAAAGTGGTCGAATAG
- a CDS encoding corrinoid protein gives MSQNYEQISELLQKGNMPEVVRLCQEAVHSGAPASEILEALLSGMSVIGGKFKRNEVFVPEVLIAARAMNGGLDVIKPLLASEGVQSIGKVVIGTVKGDLHDIGKNLVAMMLTGAGLEVIDLGVDVSAEKYVEAIEEHEADIVCMSALLTTTMTYMKTVLEAINERGIRDKVKVMVGGAPVTDEYALEIGADKYTADAATAAEEAKMLLTA, from the coding sequence ATGAGTCAAAATTATGAGCAAATCAGTGAGTTGTTGCAAAAAGGAAATATGCCGGAAGTGGTACGATTATGTCAAGAAGCAGTGCATAGCGGTGCACCTGCCTCTGAAATTCTAGAAGCACTTTTATCAGGGATGAGTGTTATCGGAGGAAAATTCAAACGCAATGAAGTCTTTGTCCCTGAAGTGTTGATAGCAGCAAGGGCAATGAACGGTGGATTAGATGTTATTAAACCACTCTTGGCATCCGAAGGTGTTCAGTCCATTGGAAAGGTTGTTATAGGAACGGTAAAAGGGGACTTGCATGATATCGGTAAAAACCTTGTAGCCATGATGTTAACAGGAGCTGGGCTTGAAGTTATTGATTTAGGTGTTGACGTATCAGCGGAAAAATATGTCGAGGCAATTGAAGAGCATGAGGCAGATATTGTGTGTATGTCAGCCCTATTGACAACAACCATGACGTATATGAAAACCGTTCTAGAGGCCATCAATGAAAGAGGGATTCGAGATAAGGTTAAGGTTATGGTCGGAGGTGCACCGGTCACAGATGAATACGCACTGGAAATCGGAGCGGATAAATATACAGCGGATGCGGCAACGGCTGCAGAAGAAGCGAAGATGTTATTAACAGCTTAA
- a CDS encoding uroporphyrinogen decarboxylase family protein, giving the protein MTGKERILNTLNHKTTDRAPWVPFAGVHAGALIGKNATQVLTDGELLFEALKKVKELYAPDGMPVVFDLQVEAEILGCELVWADEAPPSVKTHPLEDTTQMLCDCKQPEPDKGRLPMILDVMQKMYRAYGEDTALYGLICGPFTLASHLRGNNLFMDMVLDEAYVKKLMEYTTTTALKMCDMYIDAGMDVIAVVDPLASQISPEHFSSMCHEAFKTIYDYIRAKGKASSFFVCGNATRQIEVMCQTGPDSISVDENVEMKAAKAITDQYNVAIGGNIPLTTLMLHGTQQENMKYVVNMLDELGSDNLIIAPGCDMPYAVPAENTIGIAQAVRETDSVREMVKNYEAPKEDIEVELPDYQHLEKPLVEVFTLDSATCAACTYMMDAMNVAGEAYKEQIDLIEYKFTKKENIARCVKMGVKNLPCVYINGELKWSSIIPSREELFGEIDKHLKQ; this is encoded by the coding sequence ATGACAGGAAAAGAACGTATTCTTAATACATTAAATCATAAAACAACAGATAGAGCGCCGTGGGTACCCTTTGCAGGCGTTCATGCCGGAGCACTCATCGGAAAAAATGCGACCCAAGTACTCACCGATGGTGAGCTGCTTTTTGAAGCGTTAAAAAAGGTGAAAGAGTTATATGCACCTGATGGGATGCCGGTTGTTTTTGATTTGCAAGTGGAAGCAGAGATTTTGGGGTGTGAATTGGTGTGGGCAGATGAAGCGCCACCGTCAGTAAAGACACATCCGTTGGAAGATACGACACAGATGCTTTGTGACTGTAAACAACCGGAACCGGACAAAGGACGACTTCCAATGATTTTGGATGTAATGCAGAAGATGTATAGGGCCTATGGAGAAGATACGGCGTTATATGGATTGATTTGCGGGCCGTTTACCTTGGCATCACATCTTAGAGGGAACAACCTTTTTATGGACATGGTTTTGGATGAAGCCTATGTGAAAAAGCTTATGGAATACACAACAACGACAGCGCTTAAGATGTGTGACATGTATATAGACGCAGGAATGGATGTTATCGCAGTCGTTGATCCATTGGCCTCTCAGATATCACCGGAACACTTTAGCAGTATGTGTCATGAGGCATTTAAGACGATATATGATTACATACGCGCAAAGGGCAAAGCATCTTCCTTTTTTGTTTGTGGCAATGCAACGCGCCAGATTGAGGTGATGTGTCAGACAGGACCGGATTCCATTTCAGTGGATGAAAATGTAGAGATGAAAGCGGCAAAAGCCATCACAGATCAGTATAATGTTGCGATTGGAGGCAATATTCCCTTAACCACATTGATGCTCCATGGAACCCAGCAAGAAAATATGAAATATGTGGTGAATATGTTGGACGAACTAGGTAGCGATAATCTCATCATTGCTCCTGGGTGTGATATGCCGTATGCTGTTCCGGCAGAAAATACTATTGGAATAGCCCAGGCAGTTCGCGAGACGGACTCAGTGCGTGAGATGGTTAAAAATTATGAAGCACCAAAGGAAGACATAGAGGTAGAACTTCCGGATTATCAACACCTTGAAAAACCACTTGTTGAAGTGTTTACCCTTGATTCAGCAACGTGTGCGGCGTGTACATATATGATGGATGCTATGAATGTTGCAGGTGAAGCATACAAAGAACAAATCGATCTTATCGAATATAAATTCACCAAAAAAGAGAATATAGCTCGCTGCGTAAAAATGGGGGTTAAAAATCTACCCTGTGTATATATTAACGGAGAGCTAAAGTGGTCTTCCATCATTCCAAGTAGGGAAGAGCTGTTTGGCGAGATTGATAAGCATTTAAAACAATAA
- a CDS encoding ASKHA domain-containing protein: MGEYIKLKRRFDKEAVLTMVECYKDNPSYASYSQLFDELVEQYLDKITPKGYVEVYKEQNRIECLVTLGPDCDRWIREAFDHYMYLEGMLLNSLFDMMLYEASNQLYETVKTMVPKGKHLSMRYEPGQLNVPMQEQRYIFERLQKSCDLQMSITQGCMLNPTKSTVYYYELVDYECAFGIDHDCSHCQTPCSNKKHTITIKNPDSLQVLQIIQGKKGENILDVLRQNHRFVDAPCGGKKVCGKCKIQVEEHEFCIEDAERAFLGEHLVEEGFILACYHELDRDLVMLSNEMGAKEEMNTPQKTHIEAEYTPYKITEPKYPKDERTPHFGVAIDIGTTTIVVSLIDLVSKETIATKKVLNPQKAYGADVISRIHYVNEHKEHDLGTSIRNKLWELTKVLLEDHAQQLGAKTLVEIEEMVISGNTTMIYLLLDIVPEKLAIAPFETVCPPPIVCSSQDVLDIPYIFDIVVIPWVSAYVGGDIVSGMYMTQFDQTPGNNLFIDIGTNGEMAIKTENGLVSAATAAGPAFEGANIKCGMGSVDGAICEIHRQEEGYGIVTLGGEKAIGINGSALVDGVALLLEDKKVNAMGYMESPEMIFEHIGFYPEDIRQLQLAKSAICAGVDVLIGEAGIQVEDIDTVYIAGGFGSHLNIKHAITIGLIPKALESKVNVIGNASLGGAIRCLLERRGKEKIVEIAKACQYLELSSNYRFNTAYMERMIFEME, from the coding sequence ATGGGTGAATACATTAAATTAAAGAGAAGGTTTGATAAAGAGGCAGTCTTAACAATGGTGGAGTGTTATAAAGATAATCCATCATATGCTTCATATAGTCAATTGTTTGATGAACTTGTTGAACAATATCTAGATAAAATCACACCCAAAGGGTATGTGGAGGTATATAAGGAACAAAACCGCATAGAATGCTTAGTAACGTTGGGACCAGATTGTGACCGATGGATAAGAGAAGCCTTTGACCATTACATGTACTTGGAGGGGATGCTACTTAATAGCTTGTTTGATATGATGCTGTATGAAGCCAGCAATCAATTGTATGAAACCGTTAAAACGATGGTTCCAAAAGGAAAACATTTGAGTATGCGTTATGAACCGGGACAATTAAACGTACCGATGCAAGAGCAACGCTATATTTTTGAAAGGTTGCAAAAAAGCTGTGATTTACAGATGTCCATTACACAAGGATGCATGCTTAATCCGACAAAGTCAACGGTGTATTATTATGAGCTTGTGGACTACGAGTGTGCATTTGGCATTGACCATGATTGTAGTCACTGCCAGACCCCATGTAGTAACAAAAAACATACAATAACAATTAAAAATCCAGATTCCTTACAAGTGTTACAAATCATACAAGGCAAAAAAGGAGAAAATATTTTAGACGTCTTAAGGCAAAACCATCGTTTTGTTGATGCACCTTGTGGTGGGAAAAAGGTTTGCGGTAAATGTAAAATACAAGTAGAAGAACATGAATTTTGCATAGAAGATGCAGAGCGGGCATTTTTAGGAGAGCATCTGGTTGAAGAAGGGTTTATATTGGCATGCTATCATGAATTGGACAGGGATTTAGTAATGTTGTCCAATGAAATGGGGGCAAAGGAAGAGATGAATACTCCCCAAAAAACACATATTGAAGCAGAGTATACACCTTATAAAATCACAGAACCTAAATATCCAAAAGATGAGAGAACACCCCACTTTGGCGTGGCAATAGATATTGGGACAACAACAATAGTGGTCAGTCTTATTGACTTAGTTTCAAAAGAAACTATCGCAACTAAAAAGGTACTCAATCCACAAAAAGCCTATGGAGCAGATGTGATTAGCCGTATTCATTATGTTAATGAACATAAGGAACATGATCTAGGTACGAGCATTCGTAATAAGTTATGGGAGTTAACAAAAGTATTATTGGAAGACCATGCACAACAGCTAGGTGCAAAGACCCTGGTTGAAATTGAAGAAATGGTTATCTCCGGTAATACGACAATGATATATCTGCTTCTTGATATCGTACCGGAAAAATTGGCGATAGCGCCTTTTGAAACCGTTTGTCCGCCACCGATTGTCTGCTCATCTCAGGATGTATTGGATATACCTTATATATTTGATATTGTTGTCATTCCATGGGTATCGGCCTATGTGGGAGGCGATATTGTCTCGGGGATGTATATGACGCAATTTGATCAGACACCAGGCAATAATCTTTTTATTGACATAGGGACCAATGGTGAAATGGCAATCAAAACAGAAAACGGATTGGTTTCAGCAGCGACGGCTGCCGGACCGGCTTTTGAAGGCGCAAATATCAAGTGTGGTATGGGATCTGTGGATGGAGCAATTTGTGAAATCCATAGGCAAGAAGAAGGCTATGGAATTGTGACCTTAGGTGGAGAAAAAGCAATTGGAATTAATGGGTCGGCCTTAGTCGATGGGGTTGCGTTATTACTTGAAGATAAAAAAGTGAATGCGATGGGATATATGGAATCACCGGAGATGATTTTTGAACATATCGGATTTTATCCAGAAGATATAAGACAGCTTCAACTGGCTAAAAGCGCCATATGTGCAGGCGTTGACGTGCTCATAGGTGAAGCCGGAATCCAGGTGGAGGATATTGATACGGTATACATCGCTGGAGGATTTGGCAGTCATCTAAATATTAAACATGCAATTACGATAGGCCTGATTCCAAAAGCTTTAGAGTCTAAGGTAAACGTGATTGGAAATGCATCTTTAGGCGGAGCGATACGTTGTCTTTTAGAACGCCGGGGGAAAGAAAAAATTGTTGAAATTGCTAAGGCATGTCAGTACTTAGAACTATCGAGTAATTATAGGTTTAATACGGCATATATGGAACGCATGATTTTTGAAATGGAGTGA
- a CDS encoding GTP-binding protein has translation MTNIYLITGFLGAGKTTFLNRQLANCTRKTGVLINEFGKVSMDTIAMESHGIDVLELTNGSIFCACLKDRFIEGLIQLVQMDLDDIYIESSGLSDPSNMESVLKILEKKVQDVSYVYRGSICLVDGLYFFEELEKLANVERQIKHSHYIIINKADLISDKKIMDIKKALVAMNPHCIIEVADHGRCPMNPVKNLYYPIDEDETINTQDNRPKQLIMSFLKSPTREQLQEFLEEICVGFYRFKGYVRIDNQMFKVDGVNKRIDMVAIDEKAPGLNASNTLVFLASNGLESITLLLASAEKYIAGLYKIQV, from the coding sequence ATGACCAATATATATTTAATCACAGGATTTTTGGGGGCTGGAAAAACAACGTTTTTAAACAGACAATTAGCGAATTGCACTAGAAAAACGGGAGTTTTGATCAATGAGTTTGGCAAGGTGAGTATGGATACAATCGCTATGGAGAGCCATGGAATTGATGTGTTGGAATTGACCAATGGATCGATTTTTTGTGCGTGTCTTAAGGACCGCTTTATAGAAGGGTTAATACAACTAGTACAAATGGATTTGGATGATATTTATATTGAAAGCTCCGGGTTATCCGATCCTTCAAACATGGAAAGTGTCCTAAAAATTCTAGAAAAAAAAGTACAGGATGTATCGTATGTATATAGGGGCTCCATATGTCTTGTGGATGGTCTGTATTTTTTTGAGGAACTAGAAAAACTGGCGAATGTAGAACGCCAGATAAAACATAGTCATTATATTATCATTAATAAAGCGGATCTTATTAGTGATAAGAAAATCATGGATATAAAAAAAGCCCTTGTTGCCATGAACCCGCATTGCATAATTGAGGTTGCAGACCATGGAAGGTGTCCCATGAATCCTGTGAAAAATCTTTATTATCCGATAGATGAAGATGAGACCATTAACACCCAAGACAATCGTCCCAAGCAGTTGATTATGTCTTTTTTGAAATCACCAACACGTGAGCAACTACAAGAATTTTTAGAGGAAATATGTGTCGGATTCTATCGATTCAAAGGTTATGTTCGAATCGATAACCAAATGTTTAAAGTGGATGGCGTGAACAAAAGAATTGATATGGTTGCAATAGACGAAAAAGCGCCTGGGTTAAACGCGAGTAACACCTTGGTATTTCTTGCGTCCAATGGCCTAGAAAGCATTACACTATTGCTAGCATCTGCAGAAAAATACATAGCGGGTCTATATAAAATTCAAGTCTAA
- a CDS encoding SDR family oxidoreductase: MRQMKNAIVTGGASGIGQSIVKALIHEGYRVGIIDSNLKAIEALRTQVPLDALKIFHGDVGIQGDLDAFVAMLRGEFEHIDVLVNNACYSRGGLETCDYEAFNEVLRVGASAPFYLTQQLMDFFSEEASIINISSTRYLMSQSNTESYTAAKGAITALTHAMAVTLRGRVRVNAISPGWIDTQQGQWSDADKAQHLVERIGQPQDIANMVIYLISDKAGFITGQNFIVDGGMSKQMIYHGDEGWNREI; the protein is encoded by the coding sequence GTGCGACAGATGAAAAATGCAATCGTCACAGGTGGGGCAAGTGGTATCGGACAAAGTATCGTTAAAGCCTTGATTCACGAAGGATATAGAGTAGGAATCATAGATTCAAACCTCAAAGCCATAGAAGCGCTGAGGACACAAGTGCCTTTGGATGCGTTGAAAATATTTCATGGAGATGTTGGTATCCAAGGAGATTTGGATGCTTTTGTTGCAATGCTGCGTGGGGAATTTGAGCATATTGACGTGCTTGTTAATAATGCCTGCTATAGTCGCGGGGGATTGGAAACTTGTGATTATGAAGCTTTTAATGAAGTGCTTCGTGTAGGTGCTAGTGCTCCTTTTTATTTGACCCAACAGTTGATGGATTTTTTTTCTGAAGAAGCCAGTATAATCAATATATCATCAACGCGGTACTTGATGTCCCAATCCAACACGGAAAGTTATACAGCGGCTAAAGGGGCTATTACAGCGTTGACACATGCTATGGCCGTAACGTTGCGAGGACGGGTTCGGGTCAATGCCATAAGTCCTGGCTGGATTGATACACAACAAGGCCAGTGGAGTGATGCAGATAAGGCGCAACATTTGGTAGAACGCATCGGTCAACCGCAAGATATTGCCAACATGGTTATATACTTAATTAGTGATAAAGCGGGATTTATTACCGGTCAGAATTTTATTGTTGATGGAGGCATGAGTAAGCAGATGATTTATCATGGAGATGAAGGGTGGAATAGGGAAATATAA
- a CDS encoding copper amine oxidase N-terminal domain-containing protein translates to MKNTKKRLSTMLSIALGISLLTPTFAMAATAPIKAVPISIAIDEATDTITSQADFIGANATIVDILDNQIVVTIQHTDDDNVQTYVLNISDETYFVNNETGAASSINDLKKDDSIYVYHSTATTRSLPAQTAAFVILTNVKENESIATLIDVARITEKDDAISALNKKGDYIIHFNQDTNVMPYLTKNILHYSDIKEGDRILAWFDVAALSYPAQAAAEKAVVLPVATAQDKVSEPRVENLTFAELIRAVVIQIEGEQPMIMDTHYAMPYMAKANELGLITQAQYENQELWNQSVTTNEISAVLSLANEKEFAIDSDQINALLINQLVVNGNVLSDVQTVVQNGVVMVPVRAVAEALGFELTWDAQTSSATIFNSEITSTVQLGYNHYFTKSISTSSILDTKELGVAPRLVHGTTYVPANYFNLLLGSSEAVSVNDHVLTVAK, encoded by the coding sequence ATGAAAAATACAAAAAAAAGATTATCCACTATGTTATCAATTGCTTTAGGTATTTCACTTTTGACCCCAACTTTTGCTATGGCAGCCACAGCTCCCATTAAAGCTGTTCCCATTAGCATAGCGATCGACGAAGCCACTGATACCATCACTTCTCAAGCAGATTTTATTGGTGCCAATGCAACGATTGTTGATATACTTGACAATCAAATTGTTGTGACTATCCAACACACTGATGACGACAACGTTCAAACTTATGTTTTAAATATTTCCGATGAAACTTATTTTGTCAATAACGAAACCGGAGCCGCTTCAAGTATTAATGACCTAAAAAAAGATGATAGTATCTATGTCTATCATTCAACAGCTACCACAAGAAGCTTACCTGCTCAAACAGCTGCATTTGTTATCTTGACCAATGTTAAAGAAAATGAAAGTATCGCTACTCTTATTGACGTTGCTCGTATTACTGAAAAAGACGATGCCATCAGCGCTTTAAATAAAAAAGGTGACTATATCATTCACTTTAATCAAGATACAAATGTGATGCCATACTTAACAAAAAATATATTACACTACTCAGATATTAAAGAAGGCGACCGAATTCTTGCTTGGTTTGACGTTGCAGCCCTAAGTTATCCAGCTCAAGCAGCCGCAGAAAAAGCTGTTGTTCTTCCAGTGGCTACAGCTCAAGACAAAGTCAGTGAACCTCGTGTTGAAAACTTGACCTTTGCAGAACTTATTCGTGCCGTTGTCATCCAAATCGAAGGTGAACAACCTATGATCATGGATACACACTATGCTATGCCATATATGGCTAAGGCAAACGAATTAGGTTTAATTACACAAGCACAATATGAAAACCAAGAGCTTTGGAATCAATCAGTTACTACCAATGAAATAAGTGCCGTGTTGTCTCTAGCTAATGAAAAAGAGTTCGCTATAGATTCTGATCAAATCAATGCATTGCTTATCAACCAACTTGTTGTCAACGGTAATGTATTATCCGATGTACAAACCGTCGTCCAAAACGGTGTTGTCATGGTTCCTGTACGCGCAGTTGCAGAAGCTTTGGGCTTTGAGTTAACTTGGGATGCACAGACAAGTTCTGCTACAATCTTCAATAGTGAAATCACCTCCACAGTTCAACTTGGGTACAATCACTACTTTACAAAAAGCATCTCCACATCAAGTATCCTTGATACAAAAGAACTTGGCGTTGCCCCAAGATTGGTTCATGGTACAACTTATGTCCCAGCAAATTATTTCAACCTACTCCTTGGCAGTTCAGAAGCTGTGAGCGTCAATGACCATGTATTAACCGTTGCAAAATAA
- a CDS encoding glycogen/starch/alpha-glucan phosphorylase: MEKQLSSIIQRLYGTSESIETCSNEQLYEAVLFLTKEYTDEKPMIRGKKKVYYISSEFLIGKLLSNNLINLGIYDELQVLLDKKGRSLAELEEIEPEPSLGNGGLGRLAACFLDSIATLNLPGDGIGLNYHYGLFKQTFKNLKQYPEKNTWITPNSWLTKTEKSYTVSFKDQEVESILYEIDVIGYKGNKNKLRLFDLKSVDPSIVSEGITFDKTQIDKNLTLFLYPDDSDKDGHLLRIYQQYFMVSNGAQLILDEMKANHHDLLHLHEHAIIQINDTHPTMVIPELIRLLVKEGIDMEQAIEIVTKTCAYTNHTILAEALEKWPLEYIEQVVPQLVPIIKALNTRIQEQHTASNVQIIDRDGRVHMAHMAIHYGFSVNGVAAIHTDILKQTELQQFYKLYPDKFNNKTNGITFRRWLLGCNPELTSFLKAYIGDGFLQEATELEKLLAFADDSKALETLQKIKRNNKENLVTYMKTYENISINPDSIFDIQIKRLHEYKRQQMNALYIIHKYLEIKRGIYPTTPLTFIFGAKAAPAYTIAQDIIHLLLVLQEIIAKDPQVNQHMQVVMIENYNVSKAEKLIPACDVSEQISLASKEASGTGNMKFMLNGALTLGTSDGANVEIHELVGDDNIYIFGEKSDQVITHYRQGTYNAKALYDSSRVIREALDFIQSDSVFKYGDKKSLTRLYQEILNKDYFMTLLDFEAYIAQKDQMFKDYEDQERWTKKCLVNIAKAGFFSSDRTIAEYNEDIWKLNVDIV; the protein is encoded by the coding sequence ATGGAAAAACAGTTATCATCAATAATTCAACGGTTATATGGAACGTCAGAATCAATCGAAACGTGCTCAAACGAACAGTTGTATGAAGCGGTACTCTTTCTTACCAAAGAATATACAGATGAGAAGCCGATGATTCGAGGAAAGAAAAAAGTGTATTATATTTCTTCAGAATTTTTAATTGGAAAGCTTCTGTCAAATAATCTCATCAATCTGGGAATCTATGATGAACTCCAAGTGCTACTGGACAAAAAAGGCAGATCTTTAGCAGAACTTGAAGAGATTGAACCCGAGCCATCCCTTGGAAATGGTGGTCTCGGTCGATTGGCAGCATGTTTTTTAGACTCAATAGCAACATTAAATCTTCCAGGAGATGGTATCGGGCTAAATTATCACTATGGTTTGTTTAAACAAACCTTTAAAAACCTTAAGCAATATCCAGAAAAAAACACGTGGATAACACCAAATAGCTGGCTTACCAAAACAGAAAAATCATATACAGTTTCATTTAAAGACCAAGAGGTGGAATCTATATTATATGAAATTGATGTTATTGGATATAAAGGTAACAAAAATAAATTACGGCTTTTTGATTTAAAGTCGGTTGATCCTTCAATTGTTAGTGAAGGCATAACATTTGATAAAACACAAATCGATAAGAACTTGACATTATTTTTGTATCCAGATGATTCGGATAAAGATGGGCATTTGTTGCGAATATATCAACAATACTTTATGGTTAGTAACGGCGCACAGCTAATACTAGATGAGATGAAGGCAAACCACCACGATCTTTTACACTTGCATGAACATGCAATAATCCAAATCAATGATACGCACCCAACGATGGTCATTCCAGAACTTATTCGTTTGCTTGTTAAGGAAGGGATTGACATGGAGCAGGCTATCGAGATTGTGACAAAAACGTGTGCATATACCAACCATACTATTTTAGCAGAAGCACTTGAAAAATGGCCTCTTGAGTATATAGAACAGGTAGTGCCACAGCTTGTGCCCATTATTAAAGCATTAAATACACGGATTCAAGAGCAACATACGGCATCGAATGTGCAGATTATTGATCGAGATGGACGTGTGCATATGGCACACATGGCGATTCATTATGGATTTTCAGTGAATGGGGTTGCAGCTATCCATACAGACATCTTAAAGCAGACAGAGCTACAACAATTTTATAAGCTTTATCCAGACAAGTTTAACAACAAAACGAATGGGATTACTTTTAGACGATGGTTGTTAGGTTGTAATCCGGAGCTTACTTCCTTTTTAAAAGCATATATTGGGGATGGGTTTTTACAAGAAGCAACGGAACTTGAAAAACTATTGGCATTTGCGGATGACTCCAAAGCGCTAGAAACACTACAAAAGATTAAGCGTAACAATAAAGAAAACCTTGTAACCTATATGAAAACATATGAAAATATATCCATAAATCCAGACTCGATTTTTGATATTCAAATTAAAAGGCTGCACGAGTATAAGCGCCAACAGATGAATGCGCTTTATATTATTCACAAATACCTAGAAATCAAACGAGGAATCTATCCGACGACGCCACTAACATTTATCTTTGGAGCTAAGGCCGCTCCGGCATATACAATTGCACAAGATATTATTCATCTTCTGCTGGTTCTTCAAGAAATCATCGCCAAAGATCCACAGGTCAATCAACATATGCAGGTTGTCATGATTGAAAACTATAATGTAAGTAAAGCAGAGAAGCTCATTCCTGCATGTGATGTATCCGAGCAGATTTCCTTAGCCTCAAAAGAAGCTTCGGGAACAGGTAATATGAAATTTATGCTAAATGGAGCGTTGACACTGGGGACATCGGATGGCGCCAACGTAGAAATTCATGAATTAGTCGGTGATGACAATATTTATATCTTTGGAGAAAAGTCTGACCAAGTCATTACGCACTATCGACAGGGAACGTATAACGCAAAAGCGCTATATGACAGTAGTCGGGTGATTCGGGAAGCGCTTGATTTCATTCAGTCAGATAGCGTATTTAAGTATGGCGATAAAAAAAGTTTGACACGCTTGTATCAGGAGATTTTGAACAAGGATTATTTTATGACATTGCTTGATTTTGAAGCATATATTGCACAAAAAGATCAAATGTTTAAGGACTATGAAGATCAAGAGCGCTGGACGAAAAAGTGCCTTGTCAATATTGCAAAAGCCGGATTCTTCTCATCGGATCGAACCATTGCAGAGTATAACGAAGACATATGGAAGTTGAATGTGGATATTGTATAA